The following are encoded together in the Mycolicibacterium arabiense genome:
- the lysS gene encoding lysine--tRNA ligase: MSTADRPESREVSDPGPDVPEQFRIRQAKRERLIVEGRDPYPVEVARTHTLAEVRTTHADLEPGAETGEFVGVAGRVVFARNSGKLCFATLQEGDGTQLQVMINLAKVGQESLDSWKADVDLGDIVFVHGEVISSRRGELSVLADSWQIISKALRPLPVAHKEMSEESRVRQRYVDLIVRPEARTIARQRIAVVRAVRSALERRGFLEVETPMLQTLAGGAAARPFITHSNALDADLYLRIAPELFLKRCLVGGFERVFELNRNFRNEGADSTHSPEFAMLETYQAFGTYDDSAVMMREMIQEVADEAIGTRNVTLADGTTYDLDGEWATVEMYPSLSEALGEEITPDTEASYLWAVADRLGVEIARDRGYGHGKLVEELWEHTVGETLWAPTFVRDFPVETAPLTRAHRSLPGVTEKWDLYVRKFELATGYSELIDPVIQRERFEAQARAAAAGDDEAMVLDEDFLDALEYGMPPTTGTGMGVDRLLMALTGLSIRETVLFPIVRRQG, translated from the coding sequence GTGAGCACTGCTGATCGTCCCGAGAGCCGCGAGGTCTCCGACCCCGGCCCCGACGTCCCCGAACAGTTCCGGATTCGGCAGGCCAAGCGGGAGCGGCTGATCGTAGAGGGCCGCGACCCCTACCCGGTGGAAGTGGCAAGGACCCATACGCTCGCCGAGGTCCGCACGACCCACGCCGACCTCGAGCCGGGCGCGGAGACCGGTGAGTTCGTCGGTGTCGCAGGCCGCGTCGTGTTCGCGCGCAACTCGGGCAAGCTGTGCTTCGCGACGCTGCAGGAGGGCGACGGAACGCAGCTCCAGGTGATGATCAACCTGGCGAAGGTGGGTCAGGAGTCGCTGGATTCGTGGAAGGCCGACGTCGATCTGGGCGACATCGTGTTCGTGCACGGCGAGGTGATCAGCTCGCGGCGGGGCGAATTGTCTGTGCTCGCCGATTCCTGGCAAATCATTTCCAAGGCATTGCGGCCGCTTCCGGTGGCCCACAAGGAAATGAGCGAGGAGTCCCGCGTCCGGCAGCGCTACGTCGATCTGATCGTCCGTCCCGAGGCCCGCACGATTGCGCGGCAGCGCATCGCGGTGGTGCGCGCCGTGCGTTCCGCGTTGGAGCGGCGTGGGTTCCTCGAAGTCGAGACGCCGATGTTGCAGACGCTGGCCGGCGGGGCCGCCGCACGGCCATTCATCACGCACTCCAATGCGCTCGACGCAGACCTCTACCTCCGCATCGCGCCGGAACTGTTCCTGAAGCGATGCCTAGTCGGCGGTTTCGAGCGGGTCTTCGAGTTGAATCGCAACTTCAGAAACGAAGGCGCCGATTCGACGCATTCGCCGGAATTCGCGATGCTGGAGACATATCAGGCCTTCGGAACGTATGACGATTCCGCAGTCATGATGCGGGAGATGATTCAAGAGGTCGCCGACGAGGCGATTGGCACCAGGAACGTCACCTTGGCCGACGGCACTACCTACGATCTCGACGGAGAATGGGCCACCGTCGAAATGTATCCGTCGCTGTCGGAGGCGTTGGGCGAGGAGATCACCCCTGACACCGAGGCGTCGTACCTCTGGGCGGTGGCCGACCGATTGGGTGTCGAGATCGCCCGTGACCGCGGCTACGGGCACGGAAAGCTGGTCGAGGAGCTGTGGGAGCACACGGTCGGAGAGACCCTGTGGGCGCCAACGTTCGTGCGTGACTTCCCCGTCGAGACCGCACCGTTGACGCGGGCCCACCGGAGCCTTCCCGGCGTGACCGAGAAATGGGACCTGTACGTCCGGAAGTTCGAGTTGGCGACCGGCTATTCCGAACTCATCGACCCCGTGATCCAGCGGGAGCGATTCGAGGCCCAGGCGCGCGCGGCGGCGGCCGGTGACGACGAGGCAATGGTGCTGGACGAGGATTTCCTCGACGCACTCGAGTACGGGATGCCACCCACCACGGGCACCGGAATGGGCGTCGATCGGCTGCTGA